A window of Microbacterium luteolum contains these coding sequences:
- a CDS encoding DUF3159 domain-containing protein, protein MTEPGPGDEREQSASDILGAALGGAARRAGLDPAESASTHKVVWSAIGGWRGILESVLPSLAFVILFTIRPEPLILALGVSVGLAAVFTVVRLVQKSPPSAALGGLIAAAAAAALALWTGRGQDNFVPGLITNAAYGTVILVSALIGWSLIGIAVGFLMGEGTAWRADRRKRRAFFWLGIAWAALFFARLAVQLPLYLTEQVTALGTLKLIMGLPLFAPLIAVTWLVVRALYPRASGSDEPAEA, encoded by the coding sequence GTGACCGAGCCCGGTCCGGGCGACGAGCGCGAGCAGAGCGCGTCGGACATCCTCGGCGCTGCCCTCGGCGGTGCCGCACGCCGCGCTGGTCTGGATCCGGCGGAGAGCGCGAGCACGCACAAGGTCGTCTGGTCCGCGATCGGCGGATGGCGCGGCATCCTGGAATCCGTCCTGCCCAGCCTGGCGTTCGTGATCCTCTTCACGATCCGCCCGGAGCCGCTGATCCTCGCCCTGGGCGTCTCTGTCGGCCTCGCCGCTGTCTTCACGGTCGTGCGCCTGGTGCAGAAGTCACCGCCGTCCGCCGCGCTCGGCGGACTGATCGCCGCCGCTGCGGCTGCCGCCCTCGCCCTGTGGACGGGTCGCGGGCAGGACAACTTCGTCCCCGGCCTCATCACGAACGCGGCCTACGGAACCGTGATCCTCGTGTCGGCGCTGATCGGCTGGTCGCTGATCGGGATCGCCGTGGGATTCCTGATGGGGGAGGGCACGGCCTGGCGCGCGGATCGTCGCAAGCGCCGGGCGTTCTTCTGGCTCGGGATCGCGTGGGCGGCGCTCTTCTTCGCCCGCCTCGCCGTGCAGTTGCCGCTCTACCTCACCGAGCAGGTCACGGCGCTCGGCACGTTGAAGCTCATCATGGGCCTCCCGCTGTTCGCGCCGCTGATCGCGGTCACCTGGCTCGTGGTGCGAGCTCTCTATCCGCGCGCGTCCGGGAGCGACGAACCTGCCGAGGCATGA
- a CDS encoding aconitate hydratase, with amino-acid sequence MSTVNSFGAKSTLTVGSTDYEIFRIDTVPGFEKLPFSLKVLLENLLRTEDGANVTKAQIEALGSWDAAAEPNTEIQFTPARVVMQDFTGVPCIVDLATMREAVTALGGDANKINPLSPAEMVIDHSVIADLFGSENALERNVEIEYERNGERYQFLRWGQTAFSDFKVVPPGTGIVHQVNIEHLAKVIYDRDVDGVLRAYPDTCVGTDSHTTMVNGLGVLGWGVGGIEAEAAMLGQPVSMLIPRVVGFKLSGEIPAGVTATDVVLTITDLLRKHGVVGKFVEFYGEGVASVPLANRATIGNMSPEFGSTAAIFPIDDVTLDYLRLTGRSEEAVALVESYAKEQKLWHDSAHEPTFSEYLELDLGTVVPSIAGPKRPQDRILLSEAKSQFEQDILAYASASTSDSVVDLESKHSFPASDPGSVPGEEEPTTTRPVHINSGAPANASKPVPVTTPSGEKYILDNGAVTLAAITSCTNTSNPSVMIAAGLVARKALEKGLKQKPWVKTTLGPGSKVVTDYYEKSGLDKDLEGLGFYTVGYGCTICIGNSGPLIEEVSAAINDHDLAVTAVLSGNRNFEGRISPDVKMNYLASPPLVIAYALAGSMHFDFENDALGKGTDGNDVFLRDIWPTPAEVQELVDSSISREQFIKQYATVFDGDERWKSLPTPDDAIFQWDENSTYVRKAPYFDGMTMELTPVRDIEGARVMATLGDSVTTDHISPAGNIKAGTPAAQYLTEHGVDRKDFNSFGSRRGNHEVMIRGTFANIRLKNMMVSAVNDGQVVEGGYTRDFTLPGGPQSYIYDASMNYQEQGTPLVIFGGKEYGSGSSRDWAAKGTSLLGVKAVITESFERIHRSNLIGMGVVPLQFPAGESWESLGLDGTEIVSITGLEELNEGVTPKTVRVTATPSENSPEGKQAVEFDAVVRIDTPGEADYYRNGGILQYVLRSLV; translated from the coding sequence GTGTCCACGGTGAACAGCTTCGGTGCCAAGAGCACCCTGACGGTCGGCAGCACCGACTACGAGATCTTCCGCATCGACACGGTGCCCGGTTTCGAGAAGCTCCCCTTCAGTCTCAAGGTCCTCCTGGAGAACCTGCTCCGCACCGAGGACGGCGCGAACGTGACGAAGGCGCAGATCGAGGCCCTCGGGTCCTGGGATGCCGCGGCGGAGCCGAACACCGAGATCCAGTTCACGCCGGCCCGCGTGGTCATGCAGGACTTCACCGGAGTTCCCTGCATCGTCGACCTCGCCACCATGCGCGAAGCCGTCACCGCTCTCGGCGGCGACGCGAACAAGATCAACCCGCTCTCGCCGGCCGAGATGGTCATCGACCACTCCGTCATCGCCGACCTGTTCGGCTCGGAGAACGCCCTCGAGCGCAACGTCGAGATCGAGTACGAGCGCAACGGCGAGCGCTACCAGTTCCTCCGCTGGGGCCAGACGGCCTTCAGTGACTTCAAGGTCGTCCCCCCGGGGACCGGCATCGTCCACCAGGTGAACATCGAGCACCTGGCGAAGGTCATCTACGACCGCGACGTCGACGGCGTGCTCCGCGCCTACCCTGACACCTGCGTCGGCACCGACTCGCACACCACGATGGTCAACGGCCTGGGCGTGCTCGGCTGGGGCGTCGGCGGCATCGAGGCCGAGGCCGCGATGCTCGGTCAGCCCGTGTCGATGCTGATCCCGCGTGTCGTGGGCTTCAAGCTCAGCGGCGAGATCCCCGCCGGCGTGACCGCGACCGACGTCGTGCTCACGATCACCGACCTGCTGCGCAAGCACGGCGTCGTCGGCAAGTTCGTCGAGTTCTACGGCGAGGGCGTCGCATCCGTCCCGCTCGCCAACCGCGCGACCATCGGCAACATGTCGCCCGAGTTCGGCTCCACCGCCGCGATCTTCCCGATCGACGACGTGACCCTCGACTACCTGCGCCTCACCGGTCGCAGCGAGGAGGCCGTCGCGCTCGTCGAGTCGTACGCCAAGGAGCAGAAGCTCTGGCACGACTCGGCGCACGAGCCGACCTTCAGCGAGTACCTGGAGCTCGACCTCGGCACCGTCGTCCCGTCGATCGCCGGCCCGAAGCGCCCGCAGGACCGCATCCTCCTCTCGGAGGCGAAGTCGCAGTTCGAGCAGGACATCCTGGCGTACGCATCGGCCTCGACCTCGGACTCCGTCGTCGATCTCGAGTCGAAGCACTCCTTCCCGGCATCCGACCCCGGTTCGGTCCCCGGCGAGGAGGAGCCCACGACGACGCGTCCGGTGCACATCAACAGTGGCGCCCCGGCGAACGCGTCGAAGCCTGTGCCGGTCACGACGCCGTCGGGGGAGAAGTACATCCTCGACAACGGCGCCGTCACGCTCGCGGCCATCACGTCGTGCACGAACACCTCGAACCCCTCGGTCATGATCGCCGCGGGTCTCGTCGCGCGCAAGGCGCTCGAGAAGGGCCTGAAGCAGAAGCCGTGGGTCAAGACCACGCTCGGCCCGGGCTCGAAGGTCGTCACCGACTACTACGAGAAGTCCGGTCTCGACAAGGACCTCGAGGGCCTCGGCTTCTACACGGTCGGCTACGGCTGCACGATCTGCATCGGCAACTCGGGCCCGCTCATCGAAGAGGTCTCCGCGGCCATCAACGACCACGACCTCGCGGTCACGGCCGTCCTCTCCGGAAACCGCAACTTCGAGGGGCGCATCAGCCCCGACGTGAAGATGAACTACCTCGCCAGCCCGCCGCTGGTCATCGCATACGCGCTGGCCGGATCGATGCACTTCGACTTCGAGAACGACGCACTGGGCAAGGGCACCGACGGCAACGACGTGTTCCTCCGCGACATCTGGCCGACGCCCGCCGAGGTGCAGGAGCTCGTCGACTCGTCGATCTCCCGTGAGCAGTTCATCAAGCAGTACGCGACCGTGTTCGACGGCGACGAGCGCTGGAAGAGCCTTCCGACGCCGGATGACGCGATCTTCCAGTGGGACGAAAACTCGACCTACGTCCGCAAGGCTCCGTACTTCGACGGCATGACGATGGAGCTCACCCCGGTGCGCGACATCGAGGGTGCGCGCGTGATGGCGACGCTCGGCGACTCGGTCACGACCGACCACATCTCGCCGGCCGGAAACATCAAGGCCGGCACGCCCGCGGCCCAATACCTCACCGAGCACGGTGTCGACCGCAAGGACTTCAACTCCTTCGGCTCCCGTCGTGGCAACCACGAGGTCATGATCCGCGGCACGTTCGCGAACATCCGCCTGAAGAACATGATGGTGTCCGCGGTCAACGACGGCCAGGTCGTCGAGGGCGGCTACACCCGCGACTTCACCCTGCCGGGTGGACCGCAGTCGTACATCTACGACGCGAGCATGAACTACCAGGAGCAGGGCACCCCGCTCGTCATCTTCGGCGGCAAGGAGTACGGCTCCGGCTCGTCGCGCGACTGGGCGGCCAAGGGAACGAGCCTGCTGGGCGTCAAGGCCGTCATCACCGAGAGCTTCGAGCGCATCCACCGCTCGAACCTGATCGGCATGGGCGTCGTCCCGCTGCAGTTCCCCGCCGGCGAGAGCTGGGAGTCCCTCGGACTCGACGGCACCGAGATCGTCTCGATCACGGGCCTGGAGGAGCTGAACGAGGGTGTCACGCCCAAGACGGTGCGCGTGACCGCGACTCCGAGCGAGAACTCGCCCGAGGGCAAGCAGGCGGTCGAGTTCGACGCGGTCGTCCGCATCGACACCCCCGGTGAGGCGGACTACTACCGCAACGGCGGCATTCTGCAGTACGTGCTGCGCTCGCTCGTCTGA
- the dxs gene encoding 1-deoxy-D-xylulose-5-phosphate synthase, translating into MPILPSISGPRDLDALSTEQLGELAAEIRTFLVENVSRTGGHLGPNLGVVELTIALHRVFSSPDDPFIFDTGHQSYVHKLLTGRQDFSGLRVRGGLAGYPQRSESAHDVVESSHASSSLSWADGVSRALTATGRADRHVVAVVGDGSLTGGMTWEALNNISDDNDRNLVIVVNDNGRSYAPTIGGMSRYLNRVRTAAAYKELHHKSDRLFRAFGPVGRAVFRGVRGGTHGFLSRFTNNEALYSNLDIKYLGPVDGHDLPALLETLELAKSYGAPVIVHAITEKGRGYQPARDDEADQFHAVGRIDPATGEELSSGGRSWTDVFSDSLVSIGERRTDVIAMTAAMLRPTGLAPFAERFPDRVYDVGIAEQHAVASAAGLAFGGLHPVVALYATFMGRAFDQVLMDVALHRAGVTFVLDRAGVTGPDGPSHHGMWDLAMLQIVPHIRIAAPRDAARLTEALAEAVDVDDAPTVIRFPKGEVAADLPAIERLEDGVDVLARGESEDVLIVAIGPFAALAMDVADRLRAQGIGATVIDPRWAIPVQPSVVKLAGQHRLVITLEDGIRVGGIGTRVRQVLREAGIDTAVDELGLPDEFIDHASRDQILTDAGLTPSKIAQDIVSQVLGTRIPVARQTGETEAIDLPLRERR; encoded by the coding sequence ATGCCCATTCTTCCGAGCATCTCAGGACCCCGTGATCTGGACGCGCTGTCCACCGAACAGCTGGGCGAGCTCGCTGCGGAGATCCGCACGTTCCTCGTCGAGAACGTCTCCCGCACCGGCGGCCACCTCGGCCCGAACCTCGGTGTGGTCGAGCTGACGATCGCGCTGCATCGCGTGTTCTCCTCCCCGGACGATCCCTTCATCTTCGACACGGGGCACCAGTCGTACGTGCACAAGCTGCTCACCGGGCGCCAGGACTTCTCAGGTCTCCGGGTCCGCGGCGGTCTCGCCGGCTATCCGCAGCGCAGCGAGAGCGCGCACGACGTGGTCGAGTCCTCGCACGCCTCGAGCTCGCTCAGCTGGGCGGACGGCGTCTCACGCGCACTGACGGCGACCGGACGGGCCGATCGTCATGTGGTGGCCGTCGTCGGCGACGGATCGCTCACCGGCGGAATGACCTGGGAGGCGTTGAACAACATCTCCGATGACAACGACCGCAACCTCGTGATCGTCGTGAACGACAACGGTCGCTCGTATGCCCCGACGATCGGCGGGATGTCGCGGTATCTCAACCGTGTGCGCACGGCCGCGGCCTACAAGGAGCTGCACCACAAGTCGGATCGCCTGTTCCGCGCCTTCGGACCGGTCGGGCGTGCGGTGTTCCGCGGCGTGCGCGGCGGCACGCACGGCTTCCTCTCGCGATTCACCAACAACGAGGCCCTGTATTCCAATCTCGACATCAAGTACCTCGGCCCGGTGGACGGGCATGATCTCCCCGCGCTGCTCGAGACGCTCGAGCTCGCGAAGTCCTACGGGGCACCGGTCATCGTGCACGCCATCACCGAGAAGGGCCGCGGCTATCAGCCCGCCCGCGATGACGAAGCCGACCAGTTCCATGCCGTCGGGCGCATAGACCCGGCCACCGGCGAGGAGCTGTCGTCCGGAGGACGCAGCTGGACCGATGTGTTCTCCGACTCCCTCGTCTCGATCGGCGAGCGCCGCACCGACGTCATCGCCATGACTGCGGCGATGCTCCGGCCGACGGGTCTCGCGCCGTTCGCTGAGCGCTTCCCCGATCGGGTCTACGACGTCGGGATCGCCGAGCAGCACGCCGTCGCCTCAGCCGCCGGCCTGGCCTTCGGCGGACTGCATCCTGTCGTGGCGCTGTATGCGACCTTCATGGGGCGCGCGTTCGACCAGGTGCTGATGGACGTCGCCTTGCACCGTGCCGGTGTCACCTTCGTCCTCGACCGCGCCGGCGTGACCGGCCCCGATGGCCCCAGCCACCACGGCATGTGGGATCTCGCGATGCTGCAGATCGTGCCGCACATCAGGATCGCTGCGCCTCGGGATGCTGCGCGCCTCACCGAGGCCCTCGCCGAGGCGGTCGACGTCGATGACGCACCGACCGTGATCCGGTTCCCCAAGGGAGAGGTCGCGGCCGACCTGCCGGCCATCGAACGTCTGGAGGACGGCGTCGATGTGCTCGCCCGCGGCGAGTCCGAAGACGTGCTGATCGTCGCGATCGGACCGTTCGCCGCGCTGGCCATGGACGTCGCCGACCGTCTCCGCGCTCAGGGGATCGGCGCGACGGTCATCGATCCGCGGTGGGCGATCCCCGTGCAGCCCTCCGTCGTGAAGCTCGCAGGGCAGCACCGACTGGTGATCACGCTCGAAGACGGCATCCGCGTCGGCGGCATCGGAACGCGCGTGCGCCAGGTGCTCCGCGAGGCCGGCATCGACACCGCCGTGGACGAACTGGGCCTTCCGGACGAGTTCATCGACCACGCCTCACGCGATCAGATCCTCACGGATGCGGGGCTGACCCCCTCGAAGATCGCGCAGGACATCGTCTCTCAGGTGCTCGGCACCCGGATCCCGGTCGCGCGGCAGACGGGCGAGACCGAGGCGATCGATCTGCCCCTGCGCGAACGGCGCTGA
- a CDS encoding SPFH domain-containing protein, with protein sequence MSVDAIFSMFSSGGAMGGLVKTGTAVLTVLLVVPAMLKLFFVTVDEGWAAIRTRNGKPIIRRARLGKTGTPGVGEVVVLTPGSHGAFPLFYWYKLIDVRCRATDLPARHLTAASGHQHLVHASFEWRPVVSGRDLRVFELDVVNVTERAANIISAALRDAVRSLEGAELPRNDELSTQVLALCGEKVRAACGVEVVDVLITGDALTDGYLLSQAIRGTDNAPEVVAALHALN encoded by the coding sequence ATGAGCGTGGACGCGATCTTCAGCATGTTCAGCAGTGGTGGAGCGATGGGTGGCCTGGTCAAGACCGGGACGGCGGTGCTCACGGTCCTCCTCGTCGTGCCGGCGATGCTGAAGCTGTTCTTCGTGACGGTCGACGAGGGCTGGGCCGCGATCCGGACGCGCAACGGCAAGCCGATCATCCGCCGCGCTCGCCTGGGCAAGACGGGAACACCCGGAGTCGGCGAGGTCGTCGTGCTCACACCGGGCTCGCACGGCGCCTTTCCGCTGTTCTACTGGTACAAGCTCATCGATGTGAGGTGCCGGGCGACGGACCTGCCCGCACGGCACCTCACCGCGGCCTCCGGGCACCAGCACCTCGTGCACGCGTCGTTCGAATGGCGTCCTGTCGTGTCGGGCCGCGACCTGCGGGTGTTCGAGCTCGACGTCGTGAACGTCACCGAGCGCGCCGCCAACATCATCTCGGCGGCGCTGCGCGATGCTGTTCGTTCGCTCGAGGGAGCCGAACTCCCCCGCAACGACGAGTTGAGCACGCAGGTTCTGGCGCTGTGCGGCGAGAAGGTGCGCGCGGCCTGCGGAGTCGAGGTCGTCGACGTGCTCATCACGGGAGACGCCCTCACCGACGGCTACCTGCTGTCTCAGGCCATCCGCGGCACCGACAACGCCCCCGAGGTCGTCGCCGCCCTGCACGCGCTGAACTGA
- a CDS encoding glycerol-3-phosphate dehydrogenase/oxidase: MSRPSSDLDPRRRRRELDRSSLDEVDVLVVGGGITGAGVALDAASRGLSVTLVEAEDLAFGTSRFSSKLVHGGLRYLATGDIATARESAQERHLLMTAIAPHLIRPLAQLLPFRPGVTWRQRGAGAVGMTLGDLLRMQARTPRSVLPAPRPVSARTAARLFPALDARGLRGGMLSYDGQLVDDARLVVTVARTAAGMGARILTHVRAERLHAGGAVVTDEFTGERFEIRARSVINATGVWAGTLDDAISVRPSRGTHIVLDAADLGDPSAALTIPHEGSISRYVFALPQRGRRVIVGLTDESAPGPVPRIAEASEPEIAFLLATLNRVVSTPIRRDQVRGSFAGLRPLVDNGADATADVSRRHLVAVSEGGFVTVLGGKLTTYRRMAEDAVDLAVRTRGLPLAPSRSASIRLIQDDVVGRARLADAEAEVAEGIAVTRAEVEFAVRAEGAMTVDDVMERRTRIGLVDADRERSLHVVEEIVAQTLAQID, translated from the coding sequence ATGAGTCGCCCGTCGTCCGACCTCGATCCTCGTCGCCGTCGCCGAGAGCTGGACCGATCATCCCTCGACGAGGTCGACGTGCTCGTGGTGGGCGGCGGGATCACCGGAGCAGGCGTCGCGCTCGACGCCGCATCCCGGGGGTTGAGCGTGACACTCGTCGAAGCCGAGGACCTGGCCTTCGGGACCAGCCGGTTCAGCTCGAAGCTCGTGCACGGCGGGCTCCGCTATCTCGCGACCGGTGACATCGCGACCGCGAGGGAGAGCGCCCAGGAGCGCCACCTCCTCATGACGGCGATCGCGCCGCACCTCATCCGTCCACTGGCACAGCTACTGCCCTTCCGCCCCGGCGTGACCTGGCGGCAACGAGGCGCCGGCGCGGTGGGGATGACTCTCGGCGACCTTCTGCGCATGCAGGCCCGCACTCCGCGTTCTGTGCTGCCCGCCCCGCGCCCCGTGTCGGCACGGACCGCGGCGCGCCTCTTCCCGGCGCTCGACGCGCGGGGCCTCCGCGGCGGCATGCTCTCGTACGACGGACAGCTGGTCGATGACGCGCGGCTCGTCGTGACCGTGGCGAGGACGGCGGCCGGAATGGGGGCACGCATCCTCACGCACGTCCGCGCCGAGCGGCTGCACGCCGGCGGGGCGGTCGTGACGGACGAGTTCACCGGCGAGCGGTTCGAGATCCGCGCGCGCAGCGTGATCAACGCGACCGGCGTGTGGGCCGGCACGCTCGACGACGCCATCTCCGTCCGACCCAGCCGGGGCACGCATATCGTTCTCGACGCAGCGGACCTCGGCGATCCGTCCGCCGCCCTCACGATTCCGCACGAGGGTTCGATCAGCCGCTACGTGTTCGCTCTCCCCCAGCGAGGGCGACGCGTGATCGTGGGACTCACCGACGAGAGCGCGCCTGGACCCGTTCCCCGGATCGCGGAGGCGAGCGAACCCGAGATCGCCTTCCTCCTCGCCACCCTGAACCGGGTGGTGTCGACGCCGATCCGACGCGACCAGGTGCGCGGCTCCTTCGCCGGCCTGCGTCCCCTGGTCGACAACGGTGCGGATGCCACAGCCGATGTCTCGCGCCGGCACCTGGTCGCCGTCTCCGAGGGCGGATTCGTCACCGTCCTCGGCGGCAAGCTCACCACCTACCGACGGATGGCGGAGGATGCCGTCGACCTTGCCGTGCGCACGCGCGGCCTGCCCCTCGCGCCGAGCCGCTCGGCGTCGATCCGACTGATCCAGGATGACGTGGTCGGCCGCGCCCGCCTCGCGGACGCGGAAGCCGAGGTCGCGGAAGGCATCGCGGTCACCCGCGCGGAAGTCGAGTTCGCCGTGCGGGCCGAGGGCGCGATGACGGTCGACGACGTGATGGAGCGTCGGACGCGGATCGGACTCGTCGATGCCGATCGCGAGCGCAGCCTCCATGTCGTCGAGGAGATCGTCGCGCAGACGCTCGCGCAGATCGACTGA
- a CDS encoding TetR/AcrR family transcriptional regulator, whose protein sequence is MEERQPGRSALLAARPQWDATQARVLDAADALIGRRGVHGVTIAELARRSSLSRPTIYRSWNDADDVVRSALLRRVVGLIDQFPAPARTRSALVDDVMRFTSLFRNDAVYGRLLADEPEAFTRYTLQRVGSSQRMILQWLATAIGAAQDDGSVRTGEPQEIAVMLLLIAQSAVISHGTVADLIDEAAWERELRAALDGHLRA, encoded by the coding sequence ATGGAAGAACGTCAACCAGGAAGATCCGCTCTCCTCGCCGCTCGCCCGCAGTGGGACGCGACGCAGGCCCGCGTCCTCGACGCGGCCGACGCCCTCATCGGCCGTCGCGGAGTCCACGGCGTGACCATCGCCGAACTCGCACGGCGCTCGTCGCTGAGTCGCCCGACGATCTACCGCAGCTGGAACGATGCGGACGACGTCGTCCGCTCCGCCCTGTTGCGACGCGTCGTGGGGCTCATCGATCAGTTCCCTGCTCCGGCTCGCACCCGCTCCGCGCTCGTCGACGACGTCATGAGATTCACCTCCCTGTTCCGCAACGACGCGGTGTACGGCCGCCTGCTCGCCGATGAGCCGGAGGCGTTCACCCGTTACACGCTGCAGCGCGTCGGCTCCAGCCAGCGGATGATCCTGCAGTGGCTCGCCACGGCCATCGGCGCCGCGCAGGACGACGGCTCGGTGCGCACGGGCGAGCCGCAGGAGATCGCGGTGATGCTGCTCCTGATCGCACAGTCGGCCGTGATCTCGCATGGCACGGTCGCCGATCTCATCGATGAAGCAGCCTGGGAGCGCGAGCTGCGCGCGGCGCTCGACGGACATCTGCGGGCATGA
- a CDS encoding FAD-binding oxidoreductase, with protein MEQENGRGADAGPMRWNGWGDPAQAHELPRAVRALLPLLLGRIRRPPAAPALDEVRIADCALTAEDFAGFAAVVGSDQVDASAEGRIRHAGGRSTPDLLRRRESTQQVPDAVIRPGSHDEVRDCLALAAARDIAVIPFGGGTSVVGALDPERGAHRAVLSLDLRRLSGLLKLDQVSGEAVLAAGTTGPEAEALLSAHGLELGHYPQSFRYATIGGFAAARSSGQNSAGYGRFDTMVTGIRVATPTGDIDLGRSPGSAAGPDLVRVFLGSEGIFGVITEVRVRVHPVPTERVFEAWSFPDFASGAEGLRAVAQNGGGPTVIRLSDEAETAVSLAQVGRIGKALAKGASVVTVYEGDGIAERRERTAALLAAAGGTSSGQGAAEEWVSGRFDGPYLRDSLLDAGVFCETLETATTWANLQSLRTAVANALREGFADAGAKSYVMCHVSHVYPTGASLYFTVLAGIRSDPLTTWLPVKARANDAILAAGGTISHHHAVGRDHAPWLAQEIGETGIRILTAIKRELDPRGIMNPGAVVGASAPLERIG; from the coding sequence ATGGAGCAAGAGAACGGCAGAGGCGCCGACGCCGGTCCGATGCGCTGGAACGGCTGGGGAGATCCTGCCCAGGCACACGAGCTGCCACGTGCGGTGCGAGCGCTTCTGCCGCTCCTGCTGGGCCGCATCCGCCGCCCGCCGGCCGCGCCCGCACTCGACGAGGTCCGCATCGCCGACTGCGCGCTCACCGCAGAGGACTTTGCGGGTTTCGCCGCCGTCGTCGGGAGCGACCAGGTCGACGCGTCCGCGGAGGGGCGGATCCGACACGCCGGGGGCAGGTCGACGCCCGATCTCCTCCGCCGCCGTGAGAGCACCCAGCAGGTGCCGGATGCGGTCATCCGTCCCGGCAGTCACGACGAAGTGCGCGACTGCCTCGCCCTCGCCGCCGCTCGTGACATCGCAGTGATCCCGTTCGGCGGCGGCACCAGCGTCGTGGGTGCGCTCGATCCGGAGCGCGGAGCACACCGCGCCGTCCTCAGCCTCGATCTCCGGCGCCTCAGTGGACTCCTGAAGCTCGACCAGGTCAGCGGCGAGGCCGTGTTGGCGGCCGGGACCACCGGGCCTGAAGCCGAGGCGCTGCTGTCGGCGCACGGCCTCGAACTGGGGCACTACCCGCAGAGTTTCCGCTACGCGACGATCGGCGGGTTCGCGGCCGCCCGATCCTCCGGACAGAACTCGGCCGGGTACGGCCGCTTCGACACGATGGTGACCGGCATCCGGGTCGCGACGCCCACCGGCGACATCGACCTCGGCCGCTCACCGGGCTCCGCGGCGGGTCCCGACCTGGTTCGCGTCTTCCTCGGCTCGGAGGGGATCTTCGGGGTGATCACCGAAGTGCGCGTGCGCGTGCACCCTGTTCCGACGGAGAGGGTCTTCGAGGCCTGGTCGTTCCCCGACTTCGCGAGCGGTGCGGAGGGACTGCGCGCGGTCGCGCAGAACGGCGGCGGGCCGACGGTGATACGGCTGTCGGACGAAGCGGAGACCGCCGTGAGCCTGGCGCAGGTCGGCCGCATCGGAAAGGCGCTGGCGAAGGGCGCGAGCGTCGTCACCGTGTACGAGGGCGACGGCATCGCCGAGAGACGCGAGCGGACCGCCGCTCTGCTCGCGGCGGCGGGAGGAACCTCGTCCGGCCAGGGTGCCGCCGAGGAGTGGGTGTCAGGGCGCTTCGACGGACCGTACCTTCGCGACTCCCTCCTCGACGCGGGCGTCTTCTGCGAGACGCTGGAGACGGCGACCACCTGGGCGAACCTGCAGAGTCTGCGCACCGCCGTCGCGAACGCCCTGCGCGAGGGTTTCGCGGATGCCGGTGCCAAGTCGTACGTGATGTGTCATGTCTCACACGTCTACCCGACGGGCGCATCGCTGTACTTCACCGTGCTCGCCGGCATCCGCTCTGATCCACTGACCACCTGGCTGCCGGTGAAGGCGCGCGCGAACGACGCGATCCTCGCCGCAGGGGGCACGATCAGCCATCATCACGCGGTGGGGCGCGATCACGCACCGTGGCTGGCGCAGGAGATCGGCGAGACCGGCATCCGCATCCTGACCGCCATCAAGCGGGAGCTCGATCCGCGCGGCATCATGAACCCCGGAGCCGTCGTCGGTGCGTCGGCGCCGCTCGAGAGGATCGGCTGA
- a CDS encoding YegS/Rv2252/BmrU family lipid kinase — MGHIALLSNPYAGKGRGVHATDAAVSHLRSQGADVRVYVGDSASATVELAVRALDEGPDVLVVVGGDGTLSAILDAVCAASVPVALVAAGTGNDLARALGLPRHDPAAAAELALTGAGRVIDVGEVTTGDRTARFLTIAALGFDAKVSDRTNRLRWPHGALRYYLALVIELARLRPLRFTVAVDGEAPVTALGTLVAVGNTASYGGGMPVCVGAEPDDGLLDLVQVARIGRLRLLRLFPLLLSGRHLSRPEVQRRRARTVTVSAPGLVVYADGERLGEDECTISVRAAALTVMTPAEGGRS, encoded by the coding sequence GTGGGCCACATCGCCCTGCTCTCGAATCCGTACGCCGGCAAGGGGCGGGGCGTACACGCGACGGATGCCGCGGTCTCGCACCTGCGGTCGCAGGGAGCCGACGTGCGCGTCTACGTCGGCGATTCCGCGTCGGCGACCGTCGAGCTCGCCGTGCGCGCGCTCGACGAGGGCCCTGACGTCCTGGTGGTTGTCGGAGGGGACGGGACGCTCTCCGCGATCCTCGACGCGGTCTGCGCGGCATCCGTCCCCGTCGCGCTCGTCGCCGCGGGTACGGGCAACGACCTCGCCCGAGCGCTCGGGCTGCCGCGGCACGATCCGGCTGCCGCCGCGGAACTTGCACTGACCGGCGCCGGACGCGTGATCGACGTCGGCGAGGTGACGACCGGCGACCGCACCGCGCGTTTCCTCACCATCGCCGCGCTGGGATTCGACGCCAAGGTCAGCGACCGCACGAACAGGCTTCGCTGGCCGCACGGAGCTCTTCGCTACTACCTGGCGCTCGTCATCGAGCTCGCACGCCTCCGGCCGCTGCGCTTCACGGTGGCCGTGGACGGGGAGGCGCCCGTCACAGCGCTCGGCACCCTCGTCGCGGTGGGCAACACCGCGAGCTACGGGGGCGGCATGCCGGTGTGCGTCGGAGCGGAGCCCGACGACGGGTTGCTCGATCTCGTCCAGGTGGCCCGGATCGGACGTCTGAGGCTCCTGCGGCTGTTCCCGCTGCTCCTGAGCGGACGGCATCTCTCGCGGCCGGAAGTGCAGCGTCGCCGCGCACGGACGGTCACGGTGAGCGCGCCCGGTCTCGTCGTGTACGCCGACGGCGAGCGTCTCGGTGAGGACGAGTGCACCATCTCGGTGCGCGCGGCGGCGCTGACCGTGATGACGCCAGCTGAGGGAGGCCGATCGTGA